One Purpureocillium takamizusanense chromosome 1, complete sequence genomic window carries:
- a CDS encoding uncharacterized protein (COG:S~EggNog:ENOG503NZSY~antiSMASH:Cluster_1.1), which yields MSGRKRAKHVVDKAAARCRLEYPRRSSGHEAKSSFEQDRCGLPLIASLLRYIDERSYQRARLAGQEPSASIIVCPGTVIVEYNDDGIREGDVDSLCGFEGQEEEEQEDATAELPPSGRGIRMRAPSPFFAHARQVSLQSGDYAFSFRPWPLEPPQAIDGDGTGPVWEGEEKEERSGNRSLPAHGGDVTRVTLLLREDGGIRHANPPSSEDTSLGRQVELLEPNHLLFMRQIRRMRIVFVLEDQTPLSERMFSVDALDEHLHAVTATQRTSDGLATHKSRYFVVRTPLQGTTATAVTTATSCRDSSRPADCSEVVLGFPLDAGWVPAVESQSQQQVYRFFPLGNGGFKFLLQCDLLTEVILFHPDHGPGLLDRIARAFVHASTLLQQNSTLAYVWPKYIPSQDYVTGEPWVGLAGRINEHLANPVGRMRAKVLSGGGESMASTALERCKRELMFLYLTNRQRSVREDSQNITVLDQNLDPVRPADQDVYLPGRSRYSPEDLFRPVTAGDGSREGAPGFEASFLHPEIFNNGPERPDASHPAWEQWLTNTVGIRARIRLISRAGDSPSAAFAYVAKYRHDGLLDILEQCWRDEGGLIIASPQLLNCVKQVPVPCLSGFLHPLWETYLPLEDLQRRCLQFIEPHEAFPFVDLGGQTSAGDLANKWSFLYTHLGVSRNNDLGFLLDILSYVQLANLNGMSASRCRSVIRLYCELERRCAESMEPDSLRDICR from the exons ATGTCTGGAAGAAAACGCGCCAAGCATGTGGTTGACAAAGCGGCGGCTCGGTGCCGCTTGGAGTACccgaggcgcagcagcggtcaTGAGGCTAAGAGCAGCTTCGAGCAAGACCGCTGCGGGCTCCCTTTGATCGCAAGCCTACTGCGATATATCGACGAGAGGAGCTACCAAAGAGCCcggctcgccggccaggaaCCGAGCGCCTCTATCATCGTCTGTCCCGGgaccgtcatcgtcgagtacaacgacgacgggatTCGAGAGGGGGACGTCGACTCACTGTGCGGCTTTGAAGGccaagaggaggaggagcaggaggatgCCACGGCAGAGCTGCCTCCATCAGGGAGGGGGATCCGcatgcgcgcgccgtcgcccttcTTTGCTCACGCGCGCCAAGTCTCCCTGCAGTCTGGCGATTACGCATTCTCCTTTAGGCCATGGCCGCTCGAGCCGCCCCAGGCGATCGACGGGGACGGCACGGGGCCCGTttgggaaggggaggagaaAGAGGAGAGATCCGGTAATCGAAGCCTGCCagcgcatggcggcgacgtgacAAGAGTGACGCTCTTACTGCGTGAGGACGGCGGGATCCGTCACGCTAACCCGCCGTCATCAGAAGATACGAGCTTGGGGAGGCaggtcgagctcctcgagccgAATCACCTACTCTTCATGAGACAGATCCGTCGAATGCGCATCGTCTTTGTGCTAGAGGACCAGACGCCGCTATCAGAGCGCATGTTTAgcgtcgatgccctcgatGAGCACCTTCACGCCGTGACCGCCACTCAACGGACCTCGGACGGACTAGCAACACATAAATCTCGATATTTCGTCGTCAGGACTCCGCTCCAAGGCACCACCGCAACCGCCGTTACCACCGCCACTAGTTGTCGAGACAGCAGCCGCCCAGCTGACTGTTCTGAGGTCGTACTTGGCTTTCCCCTTGATGCAGGCTGGGTCCCAGCTGTGgagtcgcagtcgcagcagcaagtATACCGCTTCTTCCCCTTGGGGAACGGGGGTTTCAAG TTTCTGTTGCAGTGCGACCTGCTCACGGAAGTGATATTGTTCCATCCAGACCACGGGCCCGGGCTGTTGGACCGCATCGCCCGAGCCTTCGTCCATGCTTCGACGCTCCTGCAACAGAATTCGACGCTTGCCTACGTCTGGCCCAAATACATTCCCTCACAGGACTATGTCACGGGAGAACCGTGGGTTGGCTTGGCCGGCAGGATAAACGAGCATCTCGCGAACCCCGTGGGGCGGATGCGTGCGAAGGTCTTGTCCGGGGGAGGCGAGTCtatggcgtcgacggcgctggaGCGGTGCAAGAGGGAGCTCATGTTTCTGTATCTGACAAACAGGCAGCGATCCGTCCGAGAAGATTCCCAAAACATCACTGTTCTCGATCAGAATTTGGACCCCGTCCGGCCCGCGGATCAGGATGTATACCTTCCAGGGAGGTCCCGCTATAGCCCTGAAGATCTCTTCCGCCCCGTCACAGCTGGGGATGGATCACGAGAAGGCGCACCGGGCTTCGAGGCATCCTTTCTCCACCCAGAAATCTTCAACAATGGGCCAGAACGTCCTGATGCCTCCCATCCCGCGTGGGAACAGTGGCTCACCAACACCGTGGGCATCCGCGCGCGGATCCGGCTCATCTCCCGTGCCGGCGACTCCCCGAGTGCAGCATTTGCATACGTCGCCAAATATCGCCATGACGGACTTCTTGATATCCTCGAGCAGTGTTGGCGTGACGAAGGCGGGCTCATTATTGCCAGCCCTCAGCTGCTCAACTGTGTCAAGCAGGTCCCGGTGCCTTGTCTCTCTGGTTTCCTCCACCCGCTGTGGGAGACGTACCtgccgctcgaggacctgCAAAGGCGTTGCTTGCAGTTCATAGAGCCGCACGAAGCATTCCCCTTTGTCGATCTTGGTGGCCAaacgtcggcgggcgacctggCCAACAAGTGGTCCTTTCTATACACGCATCTCGGCGTTTCGCGCAATAACGATCTGGGCTTTCTCCTCGACATCTTAAGCTACGTCCAATTGGCTAACTTAAACGGCATGTCGGCTTCGCGTTGCCGCAGCGTGATTCGTTTGTACTGCGAGCTGGAGAGACGTTGTGCCGAATCCATGGAGCCGGACTCTCTACGCGACATCTGCCGGTAG
- a CDS encoding uncharacterized protein (COG:S~EggNog:ENOG503NZSY~antiSMASH:Cluster_1.1) encodes MSGRKRAKHVVDKAAARCRLEYPRRSSGHEAKSSFEQDRCGLPLIASLLRYIDERSYQRARLAGQEPSASIIVCPGTVIVEYNDDGIREGDVDSLCGFEGQEEEEQEDATAELPPSGRGIRMRAPSPFFAHARQVSLQSGDYAFSFRPWPLEPPQAIDGDGTGPVWEGEEKEERSGNRSLPAHGGDVTRVTLLLREDGGIRHANPPSSEDTSLGRQVELLEPNHLLFMRQIRRMRIVFVLEDQTPLSERMFSVDALDEHLHAVTATQRTSDGLATHKSRYFVVRTPLQGTTATAVTTATSCRDSSRPADCSEVVLGFPLDAGWVPAVESQSQQQVYRFFPLGNGGFKFLLQCDLLTEVILFHPDHGPGLLDRIARAFVHASTLLQQNSTLAYVWPKYIPSQDYVTGEPWVGLAGRINEHLANPVGRMRAKVLSGGGESMASTALERCKRELMFLYLTNRQRSVREDSQNITVLDQNLDPVRPADQDVYLPGRSRYSPEDLFRPVTAGDGSREGAPGFEASFLHPEIFNNGPERPDASHPAWEQWLTNTVGIRARIRLISRAGDSPSAAFAYVAKYRHDGLLDILEQCWRDEGGLIIASPQLLNCVKQVPVPCLSGFLHPLWETYLPLEDLQRRCLQFIEPHEAFPFVDLGGQTSAGDLANKWSFLYTHLGVSRNNDLGFLLDILSYVQLANLNGMSASRCRSVIRLYCELERRCAESMEPDSLRDICRAYVEDIQGIMIPPDCGATSTWTDAKHCVWGPPSLQLMSRYQLSHMYEHALQLSRAELDALSSFFRVTLGVRCVGLQDLASELAALRDAGCRDLARVGRIYECLSVLLTPEMEQETRQLFESDPLTLVAPNGEPRWLRTSQCVWANPIGIDDRPAVGVHYGPLESLFVRTLGVGLLTIDMVYKQLLGVENHKPPFAELKSGLWLLSSLLEMAGPSSWPDATPLLQKPIFPVRRPDGGTVAVSADTDFAIVDRKFLGQHFASQVKLLDFSLEEVTLLKPLFTWAGFDQRYLSVCVSSMSFLGSDATQYPISSLSRDLCHKAHVLVRYAGLLTPCPQVGC; translated from the exons ATGTCTGGAAGAAAACGCGCCAAGCATGTGGTTGACAAAGCGGCGGCTCGGTGCCGCTTGGAGTACccgaggcgcagcagcggtcaTGAGGCTAAGAGCAGCTTCGAGCAAGACCGCTGCGGGCTCCCTTTGATCGCAAGCCTACTGCGATATATCGACGAGAGGAGCTACCAAAGAGCCcggctcgccggccaggaaCCGAGCGCCTCTATCATCGTCTGTCCCGGgaccgtcatcgtcgagtacaacgacgacgggatTCGAGAGGGGGACGTCGACTCACTGTGCGGCTTTGAAGGccaagaggaggaggagcaggaggatgCCACGGCAGAGCTGCCTCCATCAGGGAGGGGGATCCGcatgcgcgcgccgtcgcccttcTTTGCTCACGCGCGCCAAGTCTCCCTGCAGTCTGGCGATTACGCATTCTCCTTTAGGCCATGGCCGCTCGAGCCGCCCCAGGCGATCGACGGGGACGGCACGGGGCCCGTttgggaaggggaggagaaAGAGGAGAGATCCGGTAATCGAAGCCTGCCagcgcatggcggcgacgtgacAAGAGTGACGCTCTTACTGCGTGAGGACGGCGGGATCCGTCACGCTAACCCGCCGTCATCAGAAGATACGAGCTTGGGGAGGCaggtcgagctcctcgagccgAATCACCTACTCTTCATGAGACAGATCCGTCGAATGCGCATCGTCTTTGTGCTAGAGGACCAGACGCCGCTATCAGAGCGCATGTTTAgcgtcgatgccctcgatGAGCACCTTCACGCCGTGACCGCCACTCAACGGACCTCGGACGGACTAGCAACACATAAATCTCGATATTTCGTCGTCAGGACTCCGCTCCAAGGCACCACCGCAACCGCCGTTACCACCGCCACTAGTTGTCGAGACAGCAGCCGCCCAGCTGACTGTTCTGAGGTCGTACTTGGCTTTCCCCTTGATGCAGGCTGGGTCCCAGCTGTGgagtcgcagtcgcagcagcaagtATACCGCTTCTTCCCCTTGGGGAACGGGGGTTTCAAG TTTCTGTTGCAGTGCGACCTGCTCACGGAAGTGATATTGTTCCATCCAGACCACGGGCCCGGGCTGTTGGACCGCATCGCCCGAGCCTTCGTCCATGCTTCGACGCTCCTGCAACAGAATTCGACGCTTGCCTACGTCTGGCCCAAATACATTCCCTCACAGGACTATGTCACGGGAGAACCGTGGGTTGGCTTGGCCGGCAGGATAAACGAGCATCTCGCGAACCCCGTGGGGCGGATGCGTGCGAAGGTCTTGTCCGGGGGAGGCGAGTCtatggcgtcgacggcgctggaGCGGTGCAAGAGGGAGCTCATGTTTCTGTATCTGACAAACAGGCAGCGATCCGTCCGAGAAGATTCCCAAAACATCACTGTTCTCGATCAGAATTTGGACCCCGTCCGGCCCGCGGATCAGGATGTATACCTTCCAGGGAGGTCCCGCTATAGCCCTGAAGATCTCTTCCGCCCCGTCACAGCTGGGGATGGATCACGAGAAGGCGCACCGGGCTTCGAGGCATCCTTTCTCCACCCAGAAATCTTCAACAATGGGCCAGAACGTCCTGATGCCTCCCATCCCGCGTGGGAACAGTGGCTCACCAACACCGTGGGCATCCGCGCGCGGATCCGGCTCATCTCCCGTGCCGGCGACTCCCCGAGTGCAGCATTTGCATACGTCGCCAAATATCGCCATGACGGACTTCTTGATATCCTCGAGCAGTGTTGGCGTGACGAAGGCGGGCTCATTATTGCCAGCCCTCAGCTGCTCAACTGTGTCAAGCAGGTCCCGGTGCCTTGTCTCTCTGGTTTCCTCCACCCGCTGTGGGAGACGTACCtgccgctcgaggacctgCAAAGGCGTTGCTTGCAGTTCATAGAGCCGCACGAAGCATTCCCCTTTGTCGATCTTGGTGGCCAaacgtcggcgggcgacctggCCAACAAGTGGTCCTTTCTATACACGCATCTCGGCGTTTCGCGCAATAACGATCTGGGCTTTCTCCTCGACATCTTAAGCTACGTCCAATTGGCTAACTTAAACGGCATGTCGGCTTCGCGTTGCCGCAGCGTGATTCGTTTGTACTGCGAGCTGGAGAGACGTTGTGCCGAATCCATGGAGCCGGACTCTCTACGCGACATCTGCCG AGCATACGTTGAGGATATCCAGGGAATCATGATTCCGCCCGACTGTggcgcgacgtcgacctgGACAGACGCCAAGCACTGCGTCTGgggcccgccgtcgctgcaACTAATGTCTCGGTACCAACTGAGCCACATGTACGAGCACGCACTGCAGCTGAGCCGTGCCGAACTCGACGCCCTTTCCTCCTTCTTTCGAGTGACCCTGGGCGTGCGATGCGTTGGCTTGCAGGATCTGGCATCGGAGCTGGCAGCGCTGCGGGACGCGGGATGTAGGGACCTGGCCCGCGTGGGGCGCATCTACGAGTGCTTGAGCGTGCTCTTGACCCCCGAGATGGAACAAGAGACGAG ACAACTTTTCGAATCCGATCCTCTTACCCTAGTTGCGCCTAACGGCGAACCGAGATGGCTCCGGACGTCACAATGCGTGTGGGCTAACCCGATCGGCATTGACGATCGCCCTGCCGTGGGTGTGCACTACGGGCCGCTCGAGAGCCTGTTTGTCCGAACGTTGGGCGTGGGCTTACTCACGATAGACATGGTCTACAAGCAGCTGCTTGGGGTGGAGAACCACAAACCTCCCTTTGCGGAACTGAAGAGCGGGTTGTGGTTGTTGAGCTCCTTGTTGGAGATGGCCGGCCCAAGCAGCTGGCCCGACGCCACGCCGCTCCTCCAAAAACCCATTTTCCCGGTGAGACGCCCCGACGGGGGCACCGTGGCCGTTTCCGCAGATACGGACTTTGCCATCGTCGACCGCAAGTTTCTAGGGCAGCACTTCGCTTCGCAGGTGAAGCTGCTGGACTTTTCGCTCGAGGAGGTGACGCTGTTGAAGCCTCTTTTCACCTGGGCGGGCTTCGACCAGAGATACCTCTCGGTGTGTGTCTCGAGCATGTCCTTCCTGGGAAGCGATGCCACGCAGTACCCGATATCGTCGCTGAGTCGTGACCTGTGCCACAAGGCTCATGTCTTGGTGCGGTACGCCGGGCTCCTCACCCCATGTCCTCAAGTAGGGTGCTGA
- a CDS encoding uncharacterized protein (COG:S~EggNog:ENOG503NZSY~antiSMASH:Cluster_1.1): MGLQFLLQCDLLTEVILFHPDHGPGLLDRIARAFVHASTLLQQNSTLAYVWPKYIPSQDYVTGEPWVGLAGRINEHLANPVGRMRAKVLSGGGESMASTALERCKRELMFLYLTNRQRSVREDSQNITVLDQNLDPVRPADQDVYLPGRSRYSPEDLFRPVTAGDGSREGAPGFEASFLHPEIFNNGPERPDASHPAWEQWLTNTVGIRARIRLISRAGDSPSAAFAYVAKYRHDGLLDILEQCWRDEGGLIIASPQLLNCVKQVPVPCLSGFLHPLWETYLPLEDLQRRCLQFIEPHEAFPFVDLGGQTSAGDLANKWSFLYTHLGVSRNNDLGFLLDILSYVQLANLNGMSASRCRSVIRLYCELERRCAESMEPDSLRDICRAYVEDIQGIMIPPDCGATSTWTDAKHCVWGPPSLQLMSRYQLSHMYEHALQLSRAELDALSSFFRVTLGVRCVGLQDLASELAALRDAGCRDLARVGRIYECLSVLLTPEMEQETRQLFESDPLTLVAPNGEPRWLRTSQCVWANPIGIDDRPAVGVHYGPLESLFVRTLGVGLLTIDMVYKQLLGVENHKPPFAELKSGLWLLSSLLEMAGPSSWPDATPLLQKPIFPVRRPDGGTVAVSADTDFAIVDRKFLGQHFASQVKLLDFSLEEVTLLKPLFTWAGFDQRYLSVCVSSMSFLGSDATQYPISSLSRDLCHKAHVLVRYAGLLTPCPQVGC; the protein is encoded by the exons ATGGGCCTGCAGTTTCTGTTGCAGTGCGACCTGCTCACGGAAGTGATATTGTTCCATCCAGACCACGGGCCCGGGCTGTTGGACCGCATCGCCCGAGCCTTCGTCCATGCTTCGACGCTCCTGCAACAGAATTCGACGCTTGCCTACGTCTGGCCCAAATACATTCCCTCACAGGACTATGTCACGGGAGAACCGTGGGTTGGCTTGGCCGGCAGGATAAACGAGCATCTCGCGAACCCCGTGGGGCGGATGCGTGCGAAGGTCTTGTCCGGGGGAGGCGAGTCtatggcgtcgacggcgctggaGCGGTGCAAGAGGGAGCTCATGTTTCTGTATCTGACAAACAGGCAGCGATCCGTCCGAGAAGATTCCCAAAACATCACTGTTCTCGATCAGAATTTGGACCCCGTCCGGCCCGCGGATCAGGATGTATACCTTCCAGGGAGGTCCCGCTATAGCCCTGAAGATCTCTTCCGCCCCGTCACAGCTGGGGATGGATCACGAGAAGGCGCACCGGGCTTCGAGGCATCCTTTCTCCACCCAGAAATCTTCAACAATGGGCCAGAACGTCCTGATGCCTCCCATCCCGCGTGGGAACAGTGGCTCACCAACACCGTGGGCATCCGCGCGCGGATCCGGCTCATCTCCCGTGCCGGCGACTCCCCGAGTGCAGCATTTGCATACGTCGCCAAATATCGCCATGACGGACTTCTTGATATCCTCGAGCAGTGTTGGCGTGACGAAGGCGGGCTCATTATTGCCAGCCCTCAGCTGCTCAACTGTGTCAAGCAGGTCCCGGTGCCTTGTCTCTCTGGTTTCCTCCACCCGCTGTGGGAGACGTACCtgccgctcgaggacctgCAAAGGCGTTGCTTGCAGTTCATAGAGCCGCACGAAGCATTCCCCTTTGTCGATCTTGGTGGCCAaacgtcggcgggcgacctggCCAACAAGTGGTCCTTTCTATACACGCATCTCGGCGTTTCGCGCAATAACGATCTGGGCTTTCTCCTCGACATCTTAAGCTACGTCCAATTGGCTAACTTAAACGGCATGTCGGCTTCGCGTTGCCGCAGCGTGATTCGTTTGTACTGCGAGCTGGAGAGACGTTGTGCCGAATCCATGGAGCCGGACTCTCTACGCGACATCTGCCG AGCATACGTTGAGGATATCCAGGGAATCATGATTCCGCCCGACTGTggcgcgacgtcgacctgGACAGACGCCAAGCACTGCGTCTGgggcccgccgtcgctgcaACTAATGTCTCGGTACCAACTGAGCCACATGTACGAGCACGCACTGCAGCTGAGCCGTGCCGAACTCGACGCCCTTTCCTCCTTCTTTCGAGTGACCCTGGGCGTGCGATGCGTTGGCTTGCAGGATCTGGCATCGGAGCTGGCAGCGCTGCGGGACGCGGGATGTAGGGACCTGGCCCGCGTGGGGCGCATCTACGAGTGCTTGAGCGTGCTCTTGACCCCCGAGATGGAACAAGAGACGAG ACAACTTTTCGAATCCGATCCTCTTACCCTAGTTGCGCCTAACGGCGAACCGAGATGGCTCCGGACGTCACAATGCGTGTGGGCTAACCCGATCGGCATTGACGATCGCCCTGCCGTGGGTGTGCACTACGGGCCGCTCGAGAGCCTGTTTGTCCGAACGTTGGGCGTGGGCTTACTCACGATAGACATGGTCTACAAGCAGCTGCTTGGGGTGGAGAACCACAAACCTCCCTTTGCGGAACTGAAGAGCGGGTTGTGGTTGTTGAGCTCCTTGTTGGAGATGGCCGGCCCAAGCAGCTGGCCCGACGCCACGCCGCTCCTCCAAAAACCCATTTTCCCGGTGAGACGCCCCGACGGGGGCACCGTGGCCGTTTCCGCAGATACGGACTTTGCCATCGTCGACCGCAAGTTTCTAGGGCAGCACTTCGCTTCGCAGGTGAAGCTGCTGGACTTTTCGCTCGAGGAGGTGACGCTGTTGAAGCCTCTTTTCACCTGGGCGGGCTTCGACCAGAGATACCTCTCGGTGTGTGTCTCGAGCATGTCCTTCCTGGGAAGCGATGCCACGCAGTACCCGATATCGTCGCTGAGTCGTGACCTGTGCCACAAGGCTCATGTCTTGGTGCGGTACGCCGGGCTCCTCACCCCATGTCCTCAAGTAGGGTGCTGA
- a CDS encoding uncharacterized protein (COG:S~EggNog:ENOG503NZSY~antiSMASH:Cluster_1.1) produces MSGRKRAKHVVDKAAARCRLEYPRRSSGHEAKSSFEQDRCGLPLIASLLRYIDERSYQRARLAGQEPSASIIVCPGTVIVEYNDDGIREGDVDSLCGFEGQEEEEQEDATAELPPSGRGIRMRAPSPFFAHARQVSLQSGDYAFSFRPWPLEPPQAIDGDGTGPVWEGEEKEERSGNRSLPAHGGDVTRVTLLLREDGGIRHANPPSSEDTSLGRQVELLEPNHLLFMRQIRRMRIVFVLEDQTPLSERMFSVDALDEHLHAVTATQRTSDGLATHKSRYFVVRTPLQGTTATAVTTATSCRDSSRPADCSEVVLGFPLDAGWVPAVESQSQQQVYRFFPLGNGGFKFLLQCDLLTEVILFHPDHGPGLLDRIARAFVHASTLLQQNSTLAYVWPKYIPSQDYVTGEPWVGLAGRINEHLANPVGRMRAKVLSGGGESMASTALERCKRELMFLYLTNRQRSVREDSQNITVLDQNLDPVRPADQDVYLPGRSRYSPEDLFRPVTAGDGSREGAPGFEASFLHPEIFNNGPERPDASHPAWEQWLTNTVGIRARIRLISRAGDSPSAAFAYVAKYRHDGLLDILEQCWRDEGGLIIASPQLLNCVKQVPVPCLSGFLHPLWETYLPLEDLQRRCLQFIEPHEAFPFVDLGGQTSAGDLANKWSFLYTHLGVSRNNDLGFLLDILSYVQLANLNGMSASRCRSVIRLYCELERRCAESMEPDSLRDICRAYVEDIQGIMIPPDCGATSTWTDAKHCVWGPPSLQLMSRYQLSHMYEHALQLSRAELDALSSFFRVTLGVRCVGLQDLASELAALRDAGCRDLARVGRIYECLSVLLTPEMEQETRYVMETVFLFFCFSLSQKEGPCFGCGRKGTMLADCPHHLHAADNFSNPILLP; encoded by the exons ATGTCTGGAAGAAAACGCGCCAAGCATGTGGTTGACAAAGCGGCGGCTCGGTGCCGCTTGGAGTACccgaggcgcagcagcggtcaTGAGGCTAAGAGCAGCTTCGAGCAAGACCGCTGCGGGCTCCCTTTGATCGCAAGCCTACTGCGATATATCGACGAGAGGAGCTACCAAAGAGCCcggctcgccggccaggaaCCGAGCGCCTCTATCATCGTCTGTCCCGGgaccgtcatcgtcgagtacaacgacgacgggatTCGAGAGGGGGACGTCGACTCACTGTGCGGCTTTGAAGGccaagaggaggaggagcaggaggatgCCACGGCAGAGCTGCCTCCATCAGGGAGGGGGATCCGcatgcgcgcgccgtcgcccttcTTTGCTCACGCGCGCCAAGTCTCCCTGCAGTCTGGCGATTACGCATTCTCCTTTAGGCCATGGCCGCTCGAGCCGCCCCAGGCGATCGACGGGGACGGCACGGGGCCCGTttgggaaggggaggagaaAGAGGAGAGATCCGGTAATCGAAGCCTGCCagcgcatggcggcgacgtgacAAGAGTGACGCTCTTACTGCGTGAGGACGGCGGGATCCGTCACGCTAACCCGCCGTCATCAGAAGATACGAGCTTGGGGAGGCaggtcgagctcctcgagccgAATCACCTACTCTTCATGAGACAGATCCGTCGAATGCGCATCGTCTTTGTGCTAGAGGACCAGACGCCGCTATCAGAGCGCATGTTTAgcgtcgatgccctcgatGAGCACCTTCACGCCGTGACCGCCACTCAACGGACCTCGGACGGACTAGCAACACATAAATCTCGATATTTCGTCGTCAGGACTCCGCTCCAAGGCACCACCGCAACCGCCGTTACCACCGCCACTAGTTGTCGAGACAGCAGCCGCCCAGCTGACTGTTCTGAGGTCGTACTTGGCTTTCCCCTTGATGCAGGCTGGGTCCCAGCTGTGgagtcgcagtcgcagcagcaagtATACCGCTTCTTCCCCTTGGGGAACGGGGGTTTCAAG TTTCTGTTGCAGTGCGACCTGCTCACGGAAGTGATATTGTTCCATCCAGACCACGGGCCCGGGCTGTTGGACCGCATCGCCCGAGCCTTCGTCCATGCTTCGACGCTCCTGCAACAGAATTCGACGCTTGCCTACGTCTGGCCCAAATACATTCCCTCACAGGACTATGTCACGGGAGAACCGTGGGTTGGCTTGGCCGGCAGGATAAACGAGCATCTCGCGAACCCCGTGGGGCGGATGCGTGCGAAGGTCTTGTCCGGGGGAGGCGAGTCtatggcgtcgacggcgctggaGCGGTGCAAGAGGGAGCTCATGTTTCTGTATCTGACAAACAGGCAGCGATCCGTCCGAGAAGATTCCCAAAACATCACTGTTCTCGATCAGAATTTGGACCCCGTCCGGCCCGCGGATCAGGATGTATACCTTCCAGGGAGGTCCCGCTATAGCCCTGAAGATCTCTTCCGCCCCGTCACAGCTGGGGATGGATCACGAGAAGGCGCACCGGGCTTCGAGGCATCCTTTCTCCACCCAGAAATCTTCAACAATGGGCCAGAACGTCCTGATGCCTCCCATCCCGCGTGGGAACAGTGGCTCACCAACACCGTGGGCATCCGCGCGCGGATCCGGCTCATCTCCCGTGCCGGCGACTCCCCGAGTGCAGCATTTGCATACGTCGCCAAATATCGCCATGACGGACTTCTTGATATCCTCGAGCAGTGTTGGCGTGACGAAGGCGGGCTCATTATTGCCAGCCCTCAGCTGCTCAACTGTGTCAAGCAGGTCCCGGTGCCTTGTCTCTCTGGTTTCCTCCACCCGCTGTGGGAGACGTACCtgccgctcgaggacctgCAAAGGCGTTGCTTGCAGTTCATAGAGCCGCACGAAGCATTCCCCTTTGTCGATCTTGGTGGCCAaacgtcggcgggcgacctggCCAACAAGTGGTCCTTTCTATACACGCATCTCGGCGTTTCGCGCAATAACGATCTGGGCTTTCTCCTCGACATCTTAAGCTACGTCCAATTGGCTAACTTAAACGGCATGTCGGCTTCGCGTTGCCGCAGCGTGATTCGTTTGTACTGCGAGCTGGAGAGACGTTGTGCCGAATCCATGGAGCCGGACTCTCTACGCGACATCTGCCG AGCATACGTTGAGGATATCCAGGGAATCATGATTCCGCCCGACTGTggcgcgacgtcgacctgGACAGACGCCAAGCACTGCGTCTGgggcccgccgtcgctgcaACTAATGTCTCGGTACCAACTGAGCCACATGTACGAGCACGCACTGCAGCTGAGCCGTGCCGAACTCGACGCCCTTTCCTCCTTCTTTCGAGTGACCCTGGGCGTGCGATGCGTTGGCTTGCAGGATCTGGCATCGGAGCTGGCAGCGCTGCGGGACGCGGGATGTAGGGACCTGGCCCGCGTGGGGCGCATCTACGAGTGCTTGAGCGTGCTCTTGACCCCCGAGATGGAACAAGAGACGAGGTACGTGATGGAGACGGTTTTTTTGTTCTTTTGCTTCAGCCTGAGTCAGAAAGAGGGACCGTGCTTTGGCTGTGGCAGAAAAGGGACGATGCTGGCTGACTGTCCACATCACTTACACGCTGCAGACAACTTTTCGAATCCGATCCTCTTACCCTAG